The Limisphaerales bacterium genome window below encodes:
- a CDS encoding DUF1588 domain-containing protein — protein MNKLTFTLGVAVYAVLGTAAQAADIYTPGEPARGNFKNFAAEFLDSHCLDCHDNETKKGNLSLEDLGPVDETNAATWKSIWAQVSLQEMPPKKKSQPEIVERLRFSDWIVSELKREMAGKGGFQAHLDPNKGNFIAHDLLFGPLPKNIRLAPTYTPARIWRVTPQEHITRLNELINREPAYDSARPGQRTRGDVVPTNHGGELKLYFGTDRILRWEGGTVAYATAVKSVPVVLSSARKHGLENYPDFYTVNSSEATQIMGKAEDILKYMAYGPMSLVGLPEQITDDPKTYDKVKPKGDLRGLPTAIVYSTKIARPMTPIHDLMKEDGVTDERLRKAVEFLFEALTFRPPTAEETNDYLQIVKDSIDKVGKEDGVFMGLSAIFLDRDALFRSELVEKNKVDAHGRAMLQDWELGLAVNHALSYIQPDAQLRKAIVEGRLRTREDVEREVTRMLADQSIRKPRVLRFFRDFFDYDLGGYICKDNAALGQTGVSTRGTSHYRAMFDATASTDRLIELILEKDQDVLKELLTTQLIVATRSDSTYFGRKNNPEERKAAQEAKRLADEAQAEKEAAELEGMETAIAKLEEELKADPKNNQISKSLDRQKKSLATAKRRIATAQKRRRGGGNVNVATANLNGSKIYARVGRRSFGAGSMKPDRTLATAPEGQRLGLLTHPSWLVSHSDAMDNHAILRGRWIRERLLGGGIPDVPITVDAMLPDEPNTTLRHRMRVTRETYCWTCHEKMDPLGLPFEMYNHAGLFRTTELDKPVDTSGEIINSGDPELDGPVKNALEMIDKLSKSDHVEQVFVRHAFRFWIGRNETINDGSVLQDAYHAYREKGSMNALITSLLTSDAFLYRKVERGETTINDKAKK, from the coding sequence ATGAACAAGCTGACCTTCACCCTCGGGGTGGCGGTCTATGCCGTGCTCGGCACGGCTGCTCAGGCTGCGGACATCTACACGCCCGGCGAACCTGCTCGGGGTAATTTCAAAAACTTCGCGGCGGAGTTTCTGGACAGCCATTGTCTGGACTGTCACGACAACGAAACCAAGAAGGGCAATCTCTCGCTCGAGGATCTCGGGCCGGTGGATGAGACCAATGCGGCCACGTGGAAATCCATTTGGGCGCAGGTCTCGCTGCAGGAGATGCCGCCCAAGAAAAAGTCGCAACCGGAAATCGTCGAGCGCCTGCGTTTTTCCGACTGGATTGTCAGCGAACTGAAACGCGAGATGGCCGGCAAAGGTGGGTTCCAAGCGCACTTGGACCCGAACAAGGGAAACTTCATCGCGCACGATTTGCTCTTTGGGCCGTTGCCCAAGAATATCCGGCTGGCGCCGACCTACACGCCCGCGCGCATTTGGCGGGTCACGCCGCAGGAACACATCACGCGCCTCAATGAATTGATCAACCGGGAACCAGCCTATGACTCAGCCCGTCCCGGCCAACGCACGCGCGGCGATGTGGTGCCCACCAATCACGGCGGCGAGTTGAAACTCTACTTCGGTACCGACCGCATCCTGCGCTGGGAAGGCGGCACCGTCGCCTACGCCACGGCCGTGAAGAGCGTGCCGGTGGTGCTGTCCTCCGCTCGCAAGCATGGCCTCGAAAATTATCCGGACTTCTACACCGTCAACAGCTCCGAAGCCACGCAGATCATGGGCAAAGCCGAGGACATTTTGAAATACATGGCCTATGGCCCGATGAGCTTGGTCGGGTTGCCCGAGCAGATCACCGACGACCCCAAGACCTACGACAAGGTGAAGCCCAAGGGCGACCTGCGCGGTCTGCCCACGGCGATTGTTTACAGCACCAAAATCGCCCGCCCGATGACGCCCATTCATGATCTGATGAAGGAAGACGGCGTCACCGACGAGCGCCTGCGCAAGGCGGTGGAGTTCCTCTTCGAAGCCCTGACCTTCCGTCCGCCCACCGCCGAGGAAACGAATGACTATCTGCAGATCGTTAAGGATTCCATCGACAAGGTCGGCAAAGAGGACGGCGTGTTCATGGGGCTCTCCGCCATCTTCCTCGATCGCGACGCGCTTTTCCGGTCCGAGCTGGTGGAAAAAAACAAGGTGGATGCGCACGGCCGCGCGATGTTGCAGGACTGGGAACTTGGTCTCGCCGTCAACCACGCCCTCAGCTACATCCAGCCCGACGCCCAACTCCGCAAGGCCATCGTCGAGGGTCGCCTGCGCACGCGCGAGGATGTGGAACGCGAAGTTACCCGCATGCTCGCCGACCAGAGCATTCGCAAGCCGCGCGTGCTGCGTTTCTTCCGCGACTTTTTCGACTACGACCTGGGCGGCTACATTTGCAAAGACAACGCCGCCCTCGGCCAAACCGGTGTCAGCACCCGTGGCACCAGCCATTACCGCGCGATGTTCGATGCCACCGCGAGCACCGATCGCCTGATTGAGCTGATTCTGGAAAAGGATCAGGACGTCCTCAAGGAACTCCTCACCACCCAGCTAATCGTGGCCACCCGCAGCGATAGCACGTACTTCGGTCGTAAGAATAATCCCGAGGAACGCAAGGCCGCACAGGAAGCCAAGCGCCTAGCCGACGAAGCGCAGGCCGAAAAGGAAGCGGCCGAGTTGGAGGGAATGGAAACGGCCATAGCCAAACTGGAAGAAGAATTAAAGGCCGACCCAAAGAATAACCAGATTTCAAAATCGTTGGATCGCCAAAAGAAATCGCTGGCCACGGCCAAGAGACGCATCGCCACCGCCCAGAAACGCCGCCGCGGCGGGGGCAATGTCAACGTGGCGACGGCCAATCTGAATGGATCCAAGATTTACGCCCGCGTCGGCCGTCGCTCTTTTGGGGCCGGCTCGATGAAACCCGACCGCACGCTGGCCACTGCTCCGGAAGGCCAGCGCCTCGGGTTACTCACGCATCCTTCCTGGCTCGTGTCGCATTCCGATGCCATGGACAACCACGCCATTTTGCGTGGCCGCTGGATTCGTGAACGCCTCCTCGGCGGCGGCATCCCCGACGTGCCCATCACCGTCGACGCCATGTTGCCCGACGAGCCCAACACCACGCTGCGCCATCGTATGCGCGTGACCCGTGAGACCTATTGCTGGACCTGCCACGAGAAGATGGATCCGCTCGGGCTTCCGTTTGAGATGTACAATCACGCCGGTCTGTTCCGGACCACCGAACTGGACAAGCCCGTGGACACCTCCGGCGAGATCATCAACAGCGGTGATCCCGAACTCGACGGCCCCGTCAAGAATGCCCTCGAGATGATCGACAAACTTTCGAAGAGCGACCACGTCGAACAGGTCTTCGTCCGCCACGCCTTCCGTTTCTGGATCGGCCGCAACGAGACGATCAATGACGGTTCTGTGTTGCAGGACGCCTATCACGCCTACCGCGAAAAAGGCAGTATGAACGCCCTCATCACCTCGCTGCTGACTTCCGATGCCTTCCTGTACCGTAAGGTGGAGCGCGGTGAAACGACAATAAACGACAAAGCAAAAAAATAA